One Cloacibacillus sp. DNA window includes the following coding sequences:
- a CDS encoding helix-turn-helix transcriptional regulator has protein sequence MTSCKNVGNNLKRLREASGFSQRSIADFLKVDQSLVSKIEKGERGISAVMLDELASLFGVSAAAVANDSAGRPLACAFRCSDLSRDEMRAVCAVNKIALNLEFLSGLLKDEAHGR, from the coding sequence ATGACGAGCTGCAAAAACGTTGGTAATAATCTTAAACGGCTCCGGGAGGCCTCCGGGTTCAGCCAGCGGAGCATCGCGGATTTTTTAAAAGTGGATCAAAGCCTTGTAAGCAAGATAGAAAAGGGCGAGCGCGGCATCTCCGCTGTTATGCTAGACGAGCTTGCGTCGCTTTTTGGCGTGTCGGCGGCTGCCGTGGCAAATGACTCGGCTGGAAGGCCGCTTGCCTGCGCCTTCCGATGCAGCGACCTCTCTCGCGATGAGATGCGGGCTGTCTGCGCCGTCAATAAGATAGCTCTCAACTTGGAATTTCTGAGCGGCCTGCTGAAGGACGAGGCACATGGCAGATAA
- a CDS encoding ImmA/IrrE family metallo-endopeptidase — MADKADLMTKAMQYRKELGAESGSPVDVFSLAQNIEGLTLVYYPMGDKLSGMCVRTEDGNCVIAVNSGMSLGRQRFSLAHEFYHMRFDDNMTSICGKKIGCGNDIEKEADIFASYFLMPAAELESRAARFAAVHEDGKLSLDDVILLEQYFGVSHQAAVIRLKESRCMERSRVEEFLKSSVRGRAEMMGCATALYRPLPPDKQYMTYGSYIKQAELALQKGLIAAGKYEELLLCAFRSDLVYGGDEEAEIID; from the coding sequence ATGGCAGATAAAGCTGATTTGATGACCAAAGCGATGCAGTACAGAAAGGAACTGGGCGCGGAGAGCGGTTCGCCTGTAGATGTTTTTTCTCTGGCACAGAATATTGAAGGGCTGACGCTGGTTTATTATCCTATGGGCGACAAGCTCAGCGGCATGTGCGTCAGGACAGAAGACGGAAACTGCGTGATAGCCGTGAACTCCGGCATGTCATTAGGCCGTCAGCGGTTTTCACTGGCGCATGAATTTTATCATATGCGTTTTGACGACAATATGACCTCTATCTGTGGAAAAAAAATCGGCTGTGGAAATGACATCGAGAAGGAGGCGGATATATTTGCCTCGTATTTTCTTATGCCCGCCGCCGAGCTTGAAAGTCGCGCCGCACGTTTTGCGGCAGTCCATGAAGACGGCAAGCTCTCGCTTGATGACGTCATCCTGCTTGAACAATATTTTGGCGTCAGCCATCAGGCCGCTGTTATCCGCCTGAAGGAGAGCCGCTGTATGGAGCGTTCCCGTGTGGAGGAATTTTTAAAAAGCAGCGTTCGAGGCAGAGCTGAAATGATGGGCTGTGCTACGGCGCTCTATCGTCCCCTTCCGCCAGATAAACAGTACATGACCTACGGCAGCTATATCAAACAGGCGGAACTGGCTTTGCAGAAGGGGTTGATAGCCGCCGGAAAATATGAGGAACTGCTTCTTTGTGCATTCCGTTCAGATTTAGTCTACGGAGGAGACGAGGAGGCGGAAATAATTGACTGA
- a CDS encoding LysR family transcriptional regulator, with the protein MNNIQHLRYAVEVERTGSISRAAENLYMGQPHLSKAIRELEEDMNITIFNRTTKGVAPTPQGERFLEYARNILAQIDELESLYKPSGARSFSISLPRASYAAAAFAKFAALLDDAEGLDLRYCETNPMQVIKDVSEGRSDMGIVRCQIIHEKYFLSAIHERSLKSERLWEFEYMALMSKRHPLAMAPEVTYSGLRHYTEIVHDDNSVPAMPVSEARLLAQTHEKKKKIAVYERGIQFELLRALPSSYIWVSPMPEATLALHGLVQKRCGDADNKYHDILIWRSNYTFTNEDDSFIKKLKAEIGEVAPA; encoded by the coding sequence ATGAACAACATCCAGCATCTCAGATATGCGGTAGAGGTGGAGCGCACCGGTTCTATATCGCGCGCCGCGGAAAACCTCTACATGGGCCAGCCGCACCTCTCAAAAGCAATCCGCGAGCTTGAAGAGGACATGAACATCACCATCTTCAACCGCACCACAAAGGGCGTCGCCCCCACTCCGCAGGGCGAGCGCTTCCTGGAATACGCGCGCAACATCTTGGCGCAGATAGACGAGCTGGAGTCGCTCTACAAACCCTCCGGCGCGCGCAGCTTCAGCATCTCGCTGCCCCGCGCAAGCTACGCGGCGGCCGCCTTCGCGAAATTCGCAGCCCTCCTCGACGACGCGGAGGGGCTTGACTTAAGATACTGCGAAACAAACCCCATGCAGGTGATAAAAGACGTAAGCGAAGGCAGAAGCGACATGGGCATCGTGCGCTGCCAGATAATACATGAAAAATATTTCCTGTCCGCGATACACGAGCGCAGCCTGAAGTCCGAGCGGCTCTGGGAATTTGAATACATGGCGCTCATGTCAAAGCGCCACCCGCTCGCCATGGCGCCGGAAGTGACCTACTCCGGCCTGCGCCACTACACAGAAATAGTGCACGACGACAACTCCGTGCCCGCAATGCCCGTCTCAGAGGCGCGGCTTCTTGCGCAGACACACGAAAAAAAGAAAAAAATAGCCGTCTACGAACGCGGCATCCAGTTTGAACTGCTGCGCGCGCTGCCCTCCTCCTACATCTGGGTCTCCCCAATGCCGGAAGCGACGCTTGCTCTGCACGGCCTCGTCCAAAAACGCTGCGGCGACGCCGACAACAAATACCACGACATCCTCATCTGGCGCAGCAACTACACCTTCACCAACGAGGACGACAGCTTCATAAAAAAACTAAAAGCGGAGATAGGGGAAGTAGCCCCAGCCTAA
- a CDS encoding phosphoribosyltransferase family protein — protein sequence MKEFYDLKICGITRPLPKVRIAPGLSIASFVMLGDTTLVEKCADALAAKLKTLGAVDLLVCPEAKGIPLTHAIAVRLGVDYIVARKSVKSYMEEPLTSEVKSITTAGTQMTVIDGADAKRLAGKRVCVVDDVVSTGGSLLALESLLARTGCTVVTKVAALLEEGGYDGHDLVYLEKLPIFKD from the coding sequence ATGAAAGAATTTTACGACCTGAAAATCTGCGGCATCACGCGCCCGCTGCCTAAGGTGCGCATAGCGCCCGGCCTTTCCATCGCCTCGTTCGTCATGCTTGGAGACACGACGCTCGTTGAAAAATGCGCAGACGCGCTTGCTGCAAAACTTAAAACACTCGGTGCGGTAGACCTCCTCGTCTGCCCCGAGGCGAAGGGCATACCGCTCACGCACGCCATCGCGGTGCGCCTTGGCGTAGACTACATCGTGGCGCGCAAATCCGTCAAAAGCTACATGGAAGAGCCTCTCACCTCAGAGGTCAAGTCCATCACCACCGCCGGCACGCAGATGACCGTAATAGACGGAGCCGACGCAAAACGGCTCGCCGGCAAACGCGTCTGCGTAGTGGACGACGTCGTCTCCACCGGCGGCTCGCTGCTCGCGCTTGAATCGCTGCTTGCGCGCACCGGCTGCACCGTCGTCACAAAGGTGGCGGCGCTGCTTGAAGAGGGCGGCTACGACGGACATGACCTAGTCTACCTTGAAAAGCTGCCCATATTCAAAGACTAA
- a CDS encoding NCS2 family permease, protein MESYLTDLLAALAVVLNGVPQGLLAISFGFAAFPTALAFLVGAAGSVAFNSVATISFQAETIALAGSMGKTLKERLTLVFWGGLFLLFPSMLGLNEKIVEAIGPVIVSSMMAGVGVMLAYISIDMLNSEKYSGSVSMVVALATWFLTFDLAKTIIISVLAATAVYNFLKKTGHAEPEPLVVNEDRERFTTGNIYFKIWEHPRILVSALAIACLNIGANISFGKITGSIANTNANIDHLAVYSSLADMLSSFFGGGPVEAIISGTATAPHPVTASVMMMLIMAAILLFKLLPTIGKYVHSSAIAGFLFVLGVFVTFISNIQGAIAQCPAAQGPFGFSPWGMAVGATVIVSARWNPFYGLLAGVAIKIVFGL, encoded by the coding sequence ATGGAATCATATTTAACAGACTTGCTCGCGGCGCTTGCCGTCGTGCTCAACGGTGTGCCGCAGGGACTGCTGGCCATCTCTTTTGGATTTGCGGCCTTTCCCACCGCTCTTGCCTTTCTTGTGGGCGCGGCCGGCTCCGTCGCCTTTAATTCAGTAGCCACCATCTCATTTCAGGCGGAGACGATAGCGCTTGCCGGCAGCATGGGCAAGACGCTCAAAGAACGCCTCACTCTCGTCTTCTGGGGCGGCCTTTTTCTGCTCTTTCCCTCAATGCTCGGCCTTAATGAAAAAATCGTCGAGGCCATCGGCCCAGTCATCGTAAGCTCAATGATGGCGGGCGTCGGCGTAATGCTCGCCTACATCTCAATAGACATGCTCAATTCCGAAAAATATTCCGGCTCAGTCTCCATGGTGGTGGCGCTTGCAACGTGGTTTCTCACCTTCGACCTAGCAAAGACTATAATCATCTCCGTCTTAGCCGCGACGGCAGTCTACAACTTCCTTAAAAAGACTGGACACGCGGAGCCAGAACCGCTTGTCGTAAATGAAGACCGCGAACGCTTCACCACCGGCAACATCTACTTCAAAATATGGGAGCACCCGCGCATACTGGTGAGCGCGCTTGCCATAGCCTGCCTCAACATCGGCGCAAACATCAGCTTCGGCAAAATAACTGGCAGCATCGCAAACACCAACGCCAACATCGACCACCTCGCCGTCTACTCATCGCTTGCCGACATGCTCTCCTCCTTCTTCGGCGGAGGCCCCGTCGAGGCGATCATATCGGGCACGGCCACCGCACCGCACCCAGTGACGGCATCCGTCATGATGATGCTCATAATGGCGGCCATACTTCTTTTCAAACTTCTGCCTACAATCGGCAAATACGTCCACAGCTCCGCCATCGCGGGATTTCTCTTCGTTCTCGGCGTATTCGTCACCTTCATCTCAAACATACAGGGCGCGATCGCTCAGTGCCCTGCGGCGCAAGGGCCGTTCGGCTTCTCCCCGTGGGGAATGGCGGTGGGCGCGACGGTCATAGTATCCGCGCGCTGGAACCCCTTCTACGGGCTGCTCGCCGGCGTCGCCATCAAAATCGTCTTCGGACTTTAA